The following is a genomic window from Rhododendron vialii isolate Sample 1 chromosome 9a, ASM3025357v1.
ATAAACATAACCCTACCCAATTGACTAGTGTTCGATTCTTGGGGTTAGGCTGCGGGAatgtaatttcttgtgaattttttagttttagctAGCGTGAATGGCCTGCCTTCGGCTGAATCAAGGAGGGGATTAGTTAACGTGCGCATAAACTAACTCGGACATCTCTGACTGTCGAAAAAACAAAACGTTGATATAAATGGTGTTCTCATTTTATAAGTTGTGGGCTGGCAAGTTACCAAGAGTTGGTTACACTAGTGACCTAAAAAGGAGGTTGTTAACCTAATGAATGTCTTTGTGACTTTAGGGGGATGATTAGAAGTTCATGTCCAATATCAAGGGTAAAAGTGGAATCCTAGGCTCTTGAACcatccttttgttttctttgatcCCATTTTAGTGCTAGCCCGTTTGTTAGTGGTCGAAGGGACCCAGCTGCCAGATATGACATAGCTTCGGCTATGACAAGTTGGTCCATTCAATTTAGGATTCCCCTCTGCATACGGCACCTGTTGTACGGAAATACAATCAATTACTACGTCTACGTACTCATACTGTCATACATACGTAACATACCCATGTCTCCCTCATAGAAGACATCAAAAGGGTAGGTTTGGAGAACCATTTCTAGGGGAGTTGGTTGCccgtctccctctccctctccctctcccaatGGTTATCAGGGTTCGAATCTCTTGGGAGGCGGGGGTTTGGAAGCCACTATAGATAGTCTCTGGACCTCTGTGTTAACCCTAGCACCCGTTAATGTATATAATGTTGACCAAAAAAATGGtaggtttgaattaaaaagtcaagtggcttatttttttgtctttattcaattttttttaatgtttatttgttttgcttccaaacttttgtaacttattgattcattcgtcgagaggaatcggagaaataaaaaaatgtgatagaaactcataattttttgaataaagacaaaaataagtaaaaatgatagtatttttttacttatatttatctttataaaaaaaattatgagttttgataaaaaaaaaaattttatttttcggattcttctcgatgatacaaatcaataagtcccaaaagtttgacgcaaaattatcaaatatgaaaaaaaaaattgaataaagacaaaaaaatttaccatTTGACTTATTAAGCCAAATCCATCCGAAGCCTTGTAAAACTAATTTTCCTAAGAAAACCAAACTAGCAAAGTTGGTTTATCTCATCTCTCCCCGGTGGAGGCCGGAGTTTGAGCCCTATGAGAGGCGGATTTAGAGTTTAAgactatggatagcctctgaattCCCTGTTGACTAATATATTAACACCTTCCTAACCCTCGCTAATCTAAAACGTGtgacaaaaaaagggaaaaaaaaaaaactaattaccCGGACAAATTCAGCCTTCTCTATTTCAAGTTAAGAAAAGGGGACATTTTCAATTATCAGAGAAAAATGGTTAACTTGTTTGACAGCAATCCACTTCTCTCTCCACCAGCCCTTTGAGGGCAAGTTACCAGGCCTTGCTCTAGCTTTACTCTCCGGCCAGGCCCATAAATTGGTCGagtaattttcaaactttgGGTCACCAATAACCCAAGCCCAAATATACCataaaaagtagtagtagtactagtacATAGgactgtaaacgaaccgagcagctcgcgagtttggctcagctcggctcgttgaggctcggttcggctcggcttgtttagtaaatgagccgagcttgagctggAATTTTGGGCTCATTTACAGCCCTTGAGTAGTACATAGgttttttcctgaaaaaatGAACCAGGAGGATTAGGCGTTGGAGCTCAAGACAGAGCATTGGGGCTGTCTGTGAGTGTAATATATGGCTCACCTCGAGCCCAGAAAATTCTACTTGAACTGTTAAACTCCAATCAAAccgactttcaaaaaaaaaaaaaaaaaactccaatcaAACAATGAGCCCATAaaaatctcattgaaatgttCCAGTCTAACTATGAGACCCGGACCGGCTCTTTTTTCACCACACATTGTGGCGATCCCACCATAATGTGCGGTGGAAAAAGAGGCAGGGGTACCAAATAACTTTTTCACTCGTAACAAGGTGTGGTGACAACACCAATGCCTGATCCGTTTAAGAACTATCACATGCTCTCAAAACATTTCGGCGACTAAAAACGGCattttggcgacaaaatttttAGTCGCCGAaagtgatttttcttgtagCGTAGCTTAAAGATGTCATGCCCTTCAGGAGTGGAAGTTATTGTTGAAAACATTCGAAGGATAGATCAACTGACTAGGtgaaaactctcgtttttgGCAAGGGTGTGAATGCGTTGAGCGCGGGtgtgccaagacttgtagcgcctaacttttgatgaagattcccgtgaatcttgacttctaacgTAAGAATgattgcgtgtgacccaaaggttaAAGATCACAATGAGGTTCGTGGTTGCCACACGGTCGTGGACTTCaaatttcctagtcgtataggaaatggacgtagaaacgtaaaaaaaagtgaactttattactccgggataataaagttgattacaagaaaaggaaaagatccaaactacttgatgaAGTGAGTTTGAATGAGATTTGAGCACGATGTACTCGATAATCTACTTTGCTAAAAGTAGTAAAGtatgcttcgctgggaaggctttagttgtaagcgttgagctttgattggtgttggacctgtttttcatcttgtgaacttgtatttataggcacagCAGTAAGttgattcaggcctgaatccgAATTTTGCTTTGCTCCAtaagctgacatgtgtcccatgatGCTCCACTTTTCATGCATGTTTGATCATGGGCAGTTTTTCTGGTAGTTAAGGGTTCATGGGTGACATGGCAGTAACTTCCCACTACTCTCTTTGTGTGTTTGCTTGACACATGGCCAATTGACCAAGTCAATTGGCctttgattttggagggaaataacCACCTCGGCAGCAGCCAAACCCCTAAAAACGTGGGTCGCACCTCATAGGCCAGATCTGCTCCTTTCTTTATGGGCCCAACCGTGGGCTACCTTCCCGAAAAATCATGGGCCGTGCTCTTCATATGGGCTGCATGCTTCTTGGCCCAAACGTAATAGAAAAACTCATGGCCCAATACACTTAACCAATCGATTGCATAGCTTAggcccaatttaatcaaagaattaattaaatggccaATCATGGCTAGCCCGATCCGTGGTGCCAAAAATGGGCATAAACATTGCCCCCCCATGCCTTGATTCTTTACTTTTAGGATTATGGCTTGAATAGAAAGTAAAGCCATTTTTGGCATCCCAAATAGGTCTTACATAGCTTCGGCCCATTTTTGTAGTTGCTGATTCTTCTTTGGCAGCATAATTGAACCTTTGAACGACTAGGGTCCTACCGGGCGTGCCAAtgaaaactctcgtttttgACAAAGGTGTGAATGCGTTGagcgcgggcgtgccaagacttgtagcgcctaacttttgatgaagattttcgtgaatcttgacttctaacgTAAGAACgattgcgtgtgacccaaaggttaAAGATCACAATGAGGTTCGTGGTTGCCACACGGTCGTGGACTTCaaatttcctagtcgtataggaaatggACGTAGAAACGTAAAAAAacgtgaactttattactctGAGATAATAAAGTTGAttacaagaaaaggaaaagatccaaactacttgatgaAGTGAGTTTGAATGAGATTTGAACACGATGTACTCGATAatctactttgctgaaagtagtAAAGtatgcttcgctgggaaggctttggttgtaagcgttgagctttgattggtgttggacctgtttttcatcttgtgaacttgtatttataggcacagCAGTAAGttgattcaggcctgaatccgAATTTTGCTTTACTCCAtaagctgacatgtgtcccatgatGCTCCATTTTTCATTCCTGTTTGATCATGGGCAGTTTTTCTGGTAGTTAAGGGTTCATGGGTGACATGGCAGTAACTCTTCCCACTACTCTCTCTTTGTGTGCTTGCTTGACACATGGCCAATTGACCTACCACTAGTCAATTGGCctttgattttggagggaaataacCACCTCGGCAGCTACCAAACTCCTAAAAACGTGGGCCACACCTCATGGGCCAGATCTGCTCCTTTCTTTATGGGCCCAACCGTGGGCTACCTTCCCGAAAAATCATGGGCCGTGCTCTTCATATGGGCTGCGTGCTTCTTGGCCCAAACGTAATAGAAAAACCCATGGCCCAATACACTTAACCAATCGATTACATAGCTTCGGCTCAATTTAAtcaaagaattaattaaatggccaATCGCAATTAGCCCAATCCGTGGTGCCAAAAATGGGCATAAACACCAAGCAAAGCGAATTTCTTTTTGCTCGACGGTCAGCGAATGCGGTTGCCCATAAGCTTGCTAGCATTGGGTTGCGACTTGCGAGGTTATTATTTTCTTTAGGGAAAGATAAACATCTTTTTTTGATGTATTGCTCTGTTTGGTATCTAAAATTCTCTTACCATTTTGAGCgccccccccacccaaaaaaaagtgaCACATgcagttttgaatttcccaATTTCCCACAAATTCttgaaaattcaaattccaCAAACGTTCTCTGCTAAGCCCAAGCTAAAACTATTAACTTCTCACATATTTGGTGCACTTGAATCCATGGAAAATCAGAGAAAAGAAAACCGCAATAGAAACCCAACAAAGAACAAGCCAAATTACAAGAGGAGGTGAAAGAAAAACTGGGAAAATCAATGAAAACTTTCctcagtcaaaaaaaaaaaaaaaaactcattcattCCTCCTCTGCCAAAACCATTCTACTAAGTGGGCTTGGCCCAAGCCTTCTCCTCCTCATTGCAGCCCTTTTCCTAATGATCTCCATTTGATTCCTCCTCCTCGTTTGCATCATAGCCTCTTCCTCCACGACAAACCTCCTCATCAAAACGTCGTCGGTCAACGATTTCCCCCGGAAGATTTTCCTCCCTTCCACGCTAATCCTCGCGCTCGAAACTCTTTTTGGAACTCTCTCTTGTTGTTGGGTGGGGAACGCCTTTGACCGTGGGTAGCTGTTGCTCCTTCTGGGTGGATCCTCAGACTGGAAAACCTCGGTGTAGGAAGAGATCGGCGCGCATAAGCAAACGCGCGTGAAGGACGTCGCGACCCTCAGCGAGGTGCATTTTCTCAGCTTGTGTTTGGTGGAGTTCGAAGAGGGAACCTCTGTCGACCGGGAAATGTTTTTCCATATGGTTGGAGTTGTCGCGGGAACTTCAGGGGATTTGGACAAGGTTTTCCACAGAGTGGCCGTCGCCATTGCTCTTTGATACCAAGGTTTCCTATTGGAATAATGCATTGAATGTATTAGAGAAAGCACCATAGGAATATACATAGAGAAATTTTACGGAAgtaaattcggaccgtccaaaagtgttttgaatgatCCAGATTAACTCTTTTCCGGAAAAACTtgtttaaaattcggaccgttcaaaacactctTGAATAGTCCAAATTCACCCCGCTGTAAACAACTTATGAATAAGTATATCTTCTCATATGCATATTTGTGTCATGGAAAATTGTACTCATATTTGTATTTGTAGCTCATTCAGTATGACTGTACCAACGAAGGATTGGTTCAGTGGTGAAAACTCAGGAATTTTTTGGACAAAGTCCAGATTCAAGTCCCGGTAGCCCCATATTGAAGTTAAACATACCCCTAACATCACCTACTGATCTACACGGTCACGTGGTGTGACTTTAACAGTGCGAACTATGATAAAAGCTTGGTGCCGCTATGTTAACGGAGAATGGCT
Proteins encoded in this region:
- the LOC131300700 gene encoding uncharacterized protein LOC131300700, whose amino-acid sequence is MALSLRSVGITLESYFCQSKRKSGLWGYVIKKERRRKRKGKPIANASFSNRTEAKGSSVSSLLFSSLLFSLSLSLSLSLTQMKEKTPPLSLSPASKYLQHFLHLFMQDPKKSQTRKPWYQRAMATATLWKTLSKSPEVPATTPTIWKNISRSTEVPSSNSTKHKLRKCTSLRVATSFTRVCLCAPISSYTEVFQSEDPPRRSNSYPRSKAFPTQQQERVPKRVSSARISVEGRKIFRGKSLTDDVLMRRFVVEEEAMMQTRRRNQMEIIRKRAAMRRRRLGPSPLSRMVLAEEE